TTCGCCCGACGTTTACAATGATTTTTGGAAAACGCTGTTAAGTAAAAAGGTCATAAGCGGTGAAATTGTCAACAAAACAAAAGCGGGAAAGCTGCTCAATATTGACGGCACGGCGCTCTCAATCCTGAACGATCGGGGCGAGATCATCGGATTTATGGGCATTCAGCATGATATTACCGAACATAAGCAGCTGGATGAAGCCCTGCGCCGGTCCAAGGAAGACTGCGAAAAAGAAGTTATCGCGCGGACTGCCGAACTGGAACAGCTGCGGCGGCGGTACGAACTGGTCTTGAATTCCGCGGCCGAAGGGATCTTTGGCCTGGATCTCAATGGCAATCACACTTTTGTCAATCCGGCGGGGGCAAAACTGCTCGGCTACGAAGTGACGGAGCTGATCGGCCGGCCCAGCCATTCAACCTGGCATTACAAGCGGCTCGACGGCCGCCCGTATCCCAAAGAAGAATGCCCGATCTACGCTGCTTTCATGGAGGGGAAGGTACACCATGGCTCCGATGAAGTCTTCTGGAAAAAAGACGGCGCCAGCTTCCCGGTCGAATATATGAGCGTGCCGATCCTGGAGTCGGGCAAGATTGTCGGCGCGGTCGTGACTTTCAGCGATATTACCGAACGCAAGCAGGCGGAAGAGGAAAAGATAAAAGACGTGGAGCTGCACGAACGCGACCGGATGAAGACGGAGTTCCTCTCGATGGTCTCTCACGAGATGCGGACACCGATCACGCCGATCAACGGCTACCTACAACTGCTATTGTCCGGCAAAATTGGTCCGTTAACGCCCGAACAAAAACAGACGATGCTGCTGATGCAGAGACAGTCAAAACATTTGTTAATCCTGATCGACAGCATTATCGATGTTTCACGGATCGAAACCGGCCGGACGCTGGTGCTTTCGAAAACGCCGGTGTTCCTGGACGATTTGTTGAAGCGGGTGATCGAGGCCATGGGCGACCAGTTCGAGGAAAAAGGGATCGAGCTTAAGGCAGAGCTATCCGCGCACCTGCCGATCCTGGCCGATGAGGCCAAACTGGAGCGGGTGATCACGAATATACTGGGCAACGCGCTCAAATTTGTCCCCCGCGGCGGCTCGGTCGCGGTCGGCGCCCGGGTCGAAGCTGGGGCCGCCCGGGTCTCGTTCGCCGACAACGGCATCGGGATCGATCGGGAAAACCTCGAGAAAATATTTGAAAAGTTCTATCAGGTCGACAGCTCCAACACCCGGGCGGCCGGCGGGATCGGCATGGGGCTGACGATCGCCAGGGAGATCGTCGAAGCGCACGGCGGCAAGATTTGGGCCGAATCGGACGGTCTGGGCAAGGGTGCCGCCTTGATCTTCACGCTACCGGAGGAATAAGCCATAAAGCGCGCCTATTTCATCAAGACTTACGGCTGGCCACTTGGCCTGAAGTTTACCATAAGCTAAAAGCCGCCCTGGAATTAATTTTTAAGCTCTCATTAATTGACCAAGCTACCGGCTAAGATCGCAACATCCCTATATATTTTTACCTTGCGCGCTGCTGCTGCCTGCTATAAAGCGCTAATAACTCATTATTGCTTTTATTTGCTGAACAGCATCCGTTCTCCTTCCTTAGCAAACAAAACCAGCGTACAGCTCATTTATTCAGCCTTTGAGAAGAAGTCTCAAGCTCTTTGCGCCATGATTAATGATCAGCGTTCCTGCCCCTTCAGTTTGATTTAACGCTCATATTAAGCAGGAGGTAAAAAATAGCGGTCGTTAATTGATTTTATTAAAAATCACGCTTCCCATAGTTGGCCTTTTACCGTCGGGAGAACTCCCGCCCGCCGCCTCTTCGAGGCATTGTCCGCCGGAGGCGGACAATCTCCGCCAAAGGCGGGATGGCGGGCTTAGCTGGCCATTTTCCCCACTAACCGCAAACCGCTCCGTCACCTTTCAAGCCACGAACCATTTGCTAGCCGCTCCCTCCATCTTTACCCCCTCCCTTTCCCTCCGCTTTGAAAAACCCCGCCCCCCGGGAACAAGACAAGAGGAGTGGGAGAGTGACGGAAAGTCGGCAATATCCCTGGGGGTATTTCGCCATATCGACCGAAAAGTTCGCATAATCCCCTAAAAATAGCTTGATATTATAAGAAATAGTTGGTTCCAATAGTTTCTGGCAAGGATTTTGCTTTCTACTTTAGCGGAGCCAAACAAGAGGGGATAAACAATGCCAGGGAATGTTGAATACTTAACGTCTAACGAAATTAACGCGCTATTGTCCGCGATCGATGATACTCGCGATCTGGCGATTGTCCTTCTCTTTTTGAATACCGGGATATTTCTCAACGAGCTGGTTAGTTTAAAAACCGATTCAATTAATTGGGAAAAGAAGATACTCGCGGTTGCCGGTAATAGGGGGCGAGAGATTCAATTAAACGATCAACTCTTTGAGGCTTTGGCCAAATGGTCCAAAGTTAGAGTGAATACTCAAATCACCGCGTTGTTTACGACCACCAAAGGAGAGGTCAACGCTCTCTCTGCCCGAACGGTCGATCACCTTATCCGCAAATATGCCGCCCAGGCCGGGATCGGCAAAAAGGTTAATGCCAAGATGCTCCGGCATACTTTCGCGGCCAGGCTCTGCCGGGAAGAGGTCTCGATCGACCGGGCGGCCGCCATTCTTGGGATTACCGACGCTGAATCGATCAGCCGCTATATTAAAGTGGCAAAAGAGCCGCCGAAAGTCAACCTCGTTCCAGAAGAGGTCGATACTCGCCCAATATTAGTTAAATTCCTAACCAAACTCTTTCCAACCAAGCCGAAGATTGCCAAGCCGCTTACCACTATCAAAGGAGCGATTCTCCCTAGCCCAACCGAAGTTGCTTTTGGGCGGGAGGGGGTAATTGAGGATATCAAGGGACATCTCAAGAAAGGGCAGTCGGTTCTTTTGACCGGCCAGGTGGGGATTGGGAAAACGCATCTCCTTAAAAATATTGCCGGATCATTTGGCGCCACCACTTTTTACTTTTCCTCTCCTTCGCCGATGCGTGATCTGCTCAAACAATTGCATGAAAAGCTAAATTGTCCGGGCGATAAGCTAAACGGCCGCTCTTCTTCAAAGGAGATCGTTGGTCAGATTACCTCTGCTCTCGAAGCCCCAAAAACCATTCTGATCATCGATAACCTGGATAGTTTGAAAGCGTCGGATATCGAGACTTTTCTTACGCTTCTCGAGAAGTTTACTATCCTGGGGGCGGTTGAAGAGCCGAAACCGAAGCTCAAGTCGGTTTGGTGGAAGTTCAAGCGGATCGACCTGAAACCATTGAGCGAAGAGGCGGCCAAAGAGTTGATCCGCTACTTGACCCAGAATCTTTCCATCACCGATTACGAGATGCTCGAGACCAGGATTCTTTCTTTGTCCAACCATCTGCCGGTCGCTATTGTCGATATGATCCACCAGGTCAGCCACCGGCCGGTGGTCAATAAAGAGGTTATTCGCGATGTTTATCATGAGGCGGGAGTTTATTTTCGCGACTGGACCCCCGTCATCATCATTCTTTGGGGGATGGTGATAGCCTTCCGGTTTGTGGCTCTTGGCATGCACAGCTTTGAAGGGTACATCTTGGCCGGCTTTGGTACCGCTCTGCTCGCGACGGTGCGGGTTTTTATGTTCAAGATGAAATAGCAACTGTCCGACGTCAAGGAAGTCCGATGTCCGAGGTCAAAGGATGGGAATTGTGAAAATAGAAAAATTTGAAGATATTAAAGCCTGGCATGAAGCTAGAGAATTAACAAAAAGCATTTATGCTCTGACCTCAAAGGGAAATTTTGACAAAGATTTCCGCTTAAAAGATCAGATTAGAAGCGCGGCCGCTTCCATAATGGCGAACATTGCCGAAGGATTTGACGCGCAGTCGGACTTGGAATTTATCAAGTTTTTAATTTACTCTAGACGATCGGCTTCTGAAGTCCAATCTCATCTCTATGTCGCCTTAGATCAGGCGTATTTGTCGGAAGAATATTTTCGAAAGCTTTCCGATGACATCGTTAAAACAAAGAATCTTATTTACGGTTTTATTAGATATTTGCAAAAAACGAATAAAGGAGGAAAGACGTCTAGCCTGGGGCTTCGGACTTAGGACTTCGGACGTCGGACATTTTATGCTCGCGCCGACCCATGGAATCTTTGGTATTTTTCTGACGCTGATCGTCCTGGCGATCTTTGGCGTTCAGTGGAGCCTGCACTGGACGATCATCTTATTTGCCGTCATTGGCTCGATCATGCCGGATATCGACCACCCCAATTCCACCATCGGCCGGATATTCTATTTTATTTCCGTTCCCCTTGAGCGGCGATACGGCCATCGGACCGTCACTCATTCCCTGATCGGCTGGGTTATTTTTTCAGCAGTATTTAGTTTCTTGTCCGTATTTGTAATTTGGTTATTGGGCTTTGTTTGTGATTTGGGCTTTGGAGCTTGGGATTTAGTCCCAAGATGGATCGCTTCGTTTAGCATTAGTTACTTGTCTCATCTGATCCTTGATATGTTCAATCTCCGTGGTTCCCAGATGTTTTGGCCCGATCCCGGGCGGGATGTTATTCCCAAAAACCCGAAATTCCGGCTGGAGTCGGGGGCTAAAGCGGAAGTTCTGGTCTTTTTTATCCTGGTTATTCTAATGGTCCTGGCATTTCCTTTGTCTAAATTCGGTTTGGCCAGCTCTCTGCGTTGGCTCCTGGCGACCCCCGGGTCAGCGATCCAGGAGTTTAAAACCCTCAAGACGCATGCTTACCTCGATTTCAAAGGAGTCTTGAATGAAACCAAAGAGCCGATCGCCGGGCGTGGGGAAGTTCTAGATGTTAACAACCAGCGGCTGGTTGTTCTCTTTGAAGGAAATATTTATACCTTAAGCGATGAACTTGCCGCCGATATCTTCGCTTCTCATGTCCGGGTCAAAAAGAGTGACCGGCCGATCAAGATTGAACGGCGGGAGTTTAGAGATAAAAGCCGGGAAGCGCTTCTGGCCGGAATTCCTTCCGGCGGGCTGGTTTCCGGTGTTGTTCATTTGCCGGAAGAGATGTCTTTGAAGATCCCGGTTAGCGAAGGGACCTATAAAGCCATGGAGCAAAAAGGGAACGATCTGGTCCTGACCTATGCTTCCCGGCGGCAGATCGAGAAGCTGGCACTGACACAGGAGTATGAAATGAAGAACAGGCGGAATCTGGCGGAGCTTTCCCGGTTAAACGCCCAGGCCAGAAAGGTTCGGGGAGAGATAGCGGCACTCGATGATAACGGGCTGACCGCTCTTGGAAAGGAGGTTTTAGTCGATAGGGAAGAAGAGGAAAAGCAGGGAACGCGGCTAGCTGAATTAACCAGCCAGCTTGAGGAGCTAAATGTTCGGATCGATGAATTGAAGCTTAAACTTGCCGCCGGCCGACCGCTCTTTTCCGGCGAAGTTTATATTAGGCAATAGGCATGATTGACAGTTTATTAATAAAAAAGGAGCTTCTTGTTTATTTATCCCCAAGGGAAAGGCAAATTATTGAAATGCGCTATGGATTATTAGATGGACGCGAAATGACATTGCAGGCGATCGGCGATGTTTTCGGCGTCTGCCGGGAAAGGATCAGGCAAATTGAAAGAAAAGCACTTAGAAAGTTAAAGCATCCAAGTCGATTGAAAAAGATTAATCGCTCTGTTTGATTCTTGTTTTTTTGTTGTTTTGGTTGTTGAGTTTTGTTTGGTCCTTGTTTCTTGGTAATTGGTTATTGAGATTTATTTGGTAATTGTATCTTGGTGTTTGGTTATTAATTAACAGGAGGTGGAACATGGTTTTCGATCTTGAAGAAAGAACAACAACCTTTGCCAGAGCCGTAATAAGACTATGCAAAAGTCTACCCAGAAATCCCATGAACGATCGCTTAACCGGGCAGGCCGTAGGCTCGGCTGGATCGGTTGGGGCAAATTATCGGGAAGCTAACGATGCTCTCGGCAAAAAAGATTTTCTTCAGCGAATGAAAATCTCACGGCGTGAAGCCAAAGAAATTCATCATTGGCTATGTTTAATTGAAGAAGCGAATGAGTATAAACGGCAGGAAATAGCACCGTTGTTAAAGGAATCGAAAGAGTTGATCAAAATTCTTTCGGCAATTATCAATCGTTCAGAATAGTTCCGGTGTTTGGTTTTTTTGGTTATTTTGTTTTGGTTATTGAGTTTTGTTTGGTTATTGTCTCTTGGTAATTGGTTATTGAACAATAGGAGGTTGTCAGTCATGAAAAAGATCGTATCAGTGTCGTTAATAGTTATTAATTTGATTGTCCTTGGAAATTTGTCATTTGCCTCCGAATACCGTCTTGGCCCCTACGATACTCTTGAGCTTGAGGTAATCAATCACCCAGAACTAAAGACCAAGCAGACTGTTGCTCCCGATGGGCAGGTCTCTTTGCCGTTGTTAGGAGTTGTTTCGGTCGAGGGTCAGTCGCTAAAAGGCTTCCAACGGTTTCTGACCAACAATTATTCCGCTTATCTTGATAAGCCGCAAGTTGTGATTGGCCTGACTCCAAAGCCGATTTATGTTGTACAATATGACTTGAAGAAGGATACTTGGGAAGTAAAGAAGGCCGGTTCGATTGATGAAGCGAAAGCCTATGCCAATCTCGATCCGACCTTGACGATTGAGCACGGCAATGTTTATAAGATTACGATGGGGAGTAAGCCGGACTTCTGGGAAGAGAATTGGTACAAGGTTCTTACTGGCGCGGCGGTTGCAGTTGGGATATATGCGACGTTGAATAAATAGGACCAAAACGATGAGGGCCTTAATTTAAGTGACCTAGTATGAATATTGCCCAAATAGAAAAAAATATGCAAAAGCTTGTAAATTCCATACATAAGGATAACTTTATCTATGAATTTCTCGAGGCATATGGGATACCAAAGGCATCTATCGCGAGACTTAAAAAAGGAGGATTAAACCTTTCGAAGGTTGAAGGCGAAATATTATGGAAGAAGAAAGTATTCTTTAAACAATTGATAGGTGACCATCTCCACGAGACTATTGAAAGTATTAGAGAGAAAGAAAAAGCAACAAAACACAATCCCCGCTTCATAATAGTAACCGACTTTATAACCTTACTTGCAATTGATACGAAAACCAACGATACACTTGATATCCCTATCCTTGAAATAGCAAGACATTTTGACTTCTTTTTGCCCTGGGCTGGGATGGAAAAGGCTCGCCATCAAAACGAAAACCCCGCAGACGTAAAAGCAGCCGAAAGAATGGCAAAGCTATATGATGAAATAAAACGAGAGAACCCAACTAAAACTCTGGGGGAGGCGCATAGCCTAAATGTCTTTCTTTCTCGACTCTTATTTTGCTTCTTTGCAGATGATACTGATCTTTTCAAGAAAAATCAGTTTATTAACGCGATAAGTAGCCACACGCAGGTTGATGGTAGCGACCTACAAGCATATCTTGATAAATTGTTTGAGGTTCTTAATACAGAACCAGGAAAGCGGAAAAAGCTCCCTGCCTACCTTGAAGGGTTTCCTTTTGTTAATGGTGGTTTGTTTCGTAATAAATATGGTTTGCCTGTTTTTACAAGGCGAAGTCGACAAGAGATCATTAATTGTGGGCTGCTGGACTGGTCGGTTATTAATCCAGATATATTTGGTTCAATGATGCAGGCGGTTGTAACCCCAGAGCACCGTGGTGGGGTAGGAATGCACTACACCAGCGTTCCTAACATAATGAAGGTGCTTCGGCCTTTGTTCTTGGATGAGTTGAACGAAGTGCTTGACGTCAGCATGGGAAATCGCAAAAAACTTGAAGCATTATTGATTCGCGTCCAAAACATTAAGGTGTTTGACCCGGCCTGCGGCAGCGGGAATTTCTTGATTATCGCCTATAAGGAATTGCGAAGACTGGAAATGAAAATCTTTAGGGCTTTAAGTAGCCTGGCTTTTTCAGATATTCGATTGAGCAACTTTTATGGGATTGAACTGGATGATTTTGCCCACGAAGTGGCAATATTATCGCTATGGCTGGCAGAGCATCAGATGAATCAGGAATTCTTTAAATCTTTTGGAAGGGGAAAGCCTGCTTTGCCACTAAAGGAAATGGGGAATATTGTTCATGGCAATGCTGCCAAAATTGATTGGGAAGAAGTTTGCCCAAAAAGTACGGGGAAGGAAATATACGTTTTAGGAAATCCGCCATATCAAGGCTCAAGGAAGCAAAATAAATCACAAAAAGACGACCTAGCATTGGTGTTTTCTGGTTTCTCAAAATATAAAGATCTTGATTATATTGCCATATGGTTTTATAAGGGAGCAAAGTATATACGAGAATCTGACGCTAAACTTGCGTTTGTTTCAACAAATTCTATTTGCCAGGGTGAACAGGTGTCTTTGATATGGCCCACGATATTCGGACTTGGTCTCCAGATATGTTTTGCTTATACATCTTTTAAATGGAAAAACAATGCAAGAGACAATGCCGGGGTGACTGTGATTATTGTTGGCTTATCAACGGCAATAGCCCAAGATAAGTTCATATTTAGCGATTCTATCAAACATAAAGTGCATAACATTAATGCATATTTAATTTCCGGAGAGAGCAACACATTTGTTTATTCCAGAACCACCCCCTTATCAGATATGCCAACAATGAATTTTGGAAACATGCCTGCTGACGGCGGAAAGCTGTTGTTCACTACGGAGGAAATGAATGACTTTGTTTTAAAGGAACCTATTTCTAAAAAGTGGTTTAAGAAGCTAATTAACGCTCAGGAATATCTTAATGGTAGGGAGCGGTGGTGTCTTTGGTTGGAAGGAATAGCTAACAAGGAATTGCGTATGATGCCCAAAGTCTCGTCTGTTGTTAATTGTGTAAAGGAAATTAGAAAGAAATCATCCCGGCCACAACTGGCCAAAACCCCTCATTTGTTTGCTCAAATAACTCAGCCCCAAAATAAGAGTTGCATTATTGTTCCGAGGGTATCTTCGGAAAGCCGAAAGTATATTCCCATTGATTATCTTGATGGTGAAAACAAGGTTACAGATTCATTCTTTACTATTGTTACTGACCGGTTAGAAGTATTCTCTATTGTTACTTCTTACATGCATATGGTTTGGCTGGCCTACATTGGGGGTAAATTGGAAACAAGATATCAATACTCAAAGAATGTCGTTTACAATACTTTTCCGATCCCCTTGATTTCCGTTAACCAAAAGAAGGAATTAGAGAAAAATGTTTACCGAATTCTAAAAGAAAGAGAAATGCATAGTGAAAAAACACTCTCACAATTATATGATCCTGATAAGATGCCAGAAGGGTTGCGCGAAGCCCATCACCAGAACGATCTTGCAGTAGAAAGCTGCTATCGTAGCCAGCCCTTTGAAAGTGATGAAGAACGATTAGAATGTCTTTTCAAACTCTATGAGCAAATGATTGCAGATGAAAAGACCAAGGGGACTTTGTTTGAAGCAGAATCAAAAACCAAAAGAAAAAGGAAGTAATTATGCCAGATATAGTTCATGTGACTTATTCACAAACAGGGCAAAGTTCTAAAACTAACGCTTTAGGCATGCGTGAAATGCAAGAGAAAGCATTCCAGTCAAGGGATGCTCAGTACTTGTTACTAAAAGCGCCTCCTGCCTCGGGTAAGTCGAGGGCATTAATGTTTATTGCCCTTGATAAGATTATGCATCAGGGGCTTAAAAAAGTGATTGTCGCGGTTCCAGAAAGGTCGATCGCGGGATCATTCAGTAAGACGAATTTAAAGGATTATGGATACTTTGCCGATTGGGACCCAAATCCTAACTACAATCTTTGCACCCCCGGGCTCGATGGGAGCAAAACAAAAGTGCAAGCTTTTAAGAACTTTCTGGATAATGATGAGAAGATTATGATCTGTACTCACGCAACGCTGCGTTTTGCCTATGAAGAAGTGGATGAATCAAGGTTCAACAATATTCTATTGGTTATAGATGAGTTCCATCATGTGTCGGCAGATTACGATAGCCGCTTGGGTGAGGTGTTGCGCTCAATTATGCAACATACAAGTGCTCATGTTTTTGCTATGACCGGCTCATATTTTCGCGGAGACACTGTGCCTGTCCTCTTGCCAGAAGATGAGGCCAAATTTACTAAGGTAACTTATAACTATTATGAACAGCTAAATGGCTACATATATTTAAAATCGCTTGGTATTGGTTACCATTTTTATCAAGGCCAATATACTTCAGCCATAATGGATATATTAGACACAAACAAGAAAACTATTTTACACATACCAAACGTAAACTCTGGGGAATCGACTAAGGATAAGCATAATGAAGTCGATACTATATTAGATGCTATTGGGGAAGTTCAAAGAGTAGACCCCGACACACAAGTTATATATGTGAAACGGCATGGAGACGGTAGAATACTTAAGGTTGCTGATCTGGTAAATGATAATCCAAGCGATCGAGACAAGATTATTACCTACCTCCGCAACATGAAAACACTTGAAGATATGGATCTAATAATTGCATTAGGCATGGCAAAAGAGGGTTTTGACTGGCCATTTTGCGAGCATGCATTAACTGTTGGCTATAGAGGTTCTTTGACAGAAATTATTCAGATAATTGGGCGTTGTACAAGAGATAGCAGCAATAAAAGCCATGCCCAGTTCACGAATTTAATCGCTCAGCCTGATGCCGCAGACGCTTTAGTAAAGCTATCTGTGAATAATATGCTGAAAGCTATAACGGCCTCTCTATTAATGGAGCAGGTATTGGCGCCAAACTTTAAGTTTAAAACCAAACTATCAGATGAGGACAAGTCCGCTCCTAGTGAAATCAAAATTAGAGGACTCAAGCTGCCAAGCTCAAAGAGAGTAAACGACATAATTGAATCTGATTTGAATGATTTAAAAGCAACCATCTTGCAGGACGACACAATGTTGAAGGCAATGCCTGGTAATGTTGATCCTGAAGTAATCAATAAGGTGTTAATCCCCAAGATTATTAAGCTTAGGTATCCTGACTTGTCAGAAGAGGAGGCAGAAGAGGTTCGTCAGTATGTGGTTGTTGATTCCGCGATCAAAACCAGCGAAATAAAGGATTCGGGGGGGAAAAGATTTGTCAGAATGGCTGGTCAATTTGTAAACATTGATGACCTTCATATAGATCTAATCGATAAGATCAATCCTTTTCAAAAAGCGTTTGAAATACTATCAAAATCAGTAACGACAAGGGTTTTAAAGGTTATTCAAGATGCTATTGAGGCCACAAGAATTCAAATGACTATGGAAGAAGCAGTAATACTCTGGCCGAAAATCAATGAATTTGTTAAAACATTCAATAGGCAGCCAGGTATCCAATCCTCGGACCCGTTAGAAAGAAGAATGGCGGAAGGAATTATCTATTTAAAGGATCAAAAGCGAAGAAAGCAAAATGGACAATAATAGGATACTGGAAGAAATATTCAACAATGACCCGTTGGGTTTATTAAATATTAAGCCAACGTCTTCGCCACAGCAGAGTAAGGATGAAAGACTCATTGCGACATTTTATAAAATTAATGAATTCTATGAAAAGAACAACCGTGAGCCCCAACAAGATGGGAGTATCCAAGAATATCAATTATATGCAAGATTAAAGGCCATTAGGGACGACCGGTCAAAAAGTAAAATGCTTGTTCCTTACGATAACCATCTTCTGCTGAATGTCGAGCATAAACAAATTAATACATTGGAGGATGTTGTAAAAGATGATGTGTTAGGGCTGCTTGAAGATGATTCCGAAGGCTTATTTAATATTAAGCACATTGGGGTCCAGGATGAAAGAGCGAGCGCTGATTTTGTTGCCCAGCGGAAACCATGTAAAGACTTCGATAAATACGAGCCAATATTTAGGGCGGTCCAGGAGGATTTGGCGCAGGGTAAGAGAAAAATAATCATGTTTAAGGAAGATGTCCTTCGGGAGGGCGGCTTTTATGTCCACAATGGCGTTTTGCTCCAATTGGAAAAAGTTGAATTTAAGCAAGGGGTGGCCCCGTTCAAAAGTGGGGATAGATTACGGAAGGATGGCAGGACAAGAGTAATATTTGAAAATGGAACAGAGTCCAATATGCTCTATCGCTCCCTATATAAAGCTTTGCTTGCAAATGGAAGGGCAGTATCAGAAAACGTAGATCGTGTAAATGAGAGCTTTGTTGAGAGATTTAGTAATATTACTAATGAGGACGAAGCGGCCGGTTATATCTATATACTCAAGTCGAAAAGCGAAAAAAAGGAGATCAGGGAAATAAAACATCTCTATAAGATAGGATATTCAAAGACAACAGTTGAGGATAGGATTATCAATGCTAATCAGGACCCAACATATTTAATGGCTGATGTGCAAGTTCTTATGGTCTTTAAGTGTTTCAACCTTAACCCCCAGAAGCTTGAAATGTTGCTACATAACTTTTTTGGTAAATCCTGTTTGAATATTGATGTGTTTGATGCGGTTGGTATTCGGCA
This window of the Candidatus Margulisiibacteriota bacterium genome carries:
- a CDS encoding PAS domain-containing sensor histidine kinase, whose translation is MGPGVYIVIISLALGILSIPIDLLFHAVFLHEAPSLAALTEPENIFHWSMLLFSFVVFGLVMASISRRREAAAQEHRRLIDEMTKLKLGVERSYEAIFITDTDGKINYVNPGFEKLYGFSRAEAIGQTPRLIKSGTLSPDVYNDFWKTLLSKKVISGEIVNKTKAGKLLNIDGTALSILNDRGEIIGFMGIQHDITEHKQLDEALRRSKEDCEKEVIARTAELEQLRRRYELVLNSAAEGIFGLDLNGNHTFVNPAGAKLLGYEVTELIGRPSHSTWHYKRLDGRPYPKEECPIYAAFMEGKVHHGSDEVFWKKDGASFPVEYMSVPILESGKIVGAVVTFSDITERKQAEEEKIKDVELHERDRMKTEFLSMVSHEMRTPITPINGYLQLLLSGKIGPLTPEQKQTMLLMQRQSKHLLILIDSIIDVSRIETGRTLVLSKTPVFLDDLLKRVIEAMGDQFEEKGIELKAELSAHLPILADEAKLERVITNILGNALKFVPRGGSVAVGARVEAGAARVSFADNGIGIDRENLEKIFEKFYQVDSSNTRAAGGIGMGLTIAREIVEAHGGKIWAESDGLGKGAALIFTLPEE
- a CDS encoding tyrosine-type recombinase/integrase gives rise to the protein MPGNVEYLTSNEINALLSAIDDTRDLAIVLLFLNTGIFLNELVSLKTDSINWEKKILAVAGNRGREIQLNDQLFEALAKWSKVRVNTQITALFTTTKGEVNALSARTVDHLIRKYAAQAGIGKKVNAKMLRHTFAARLCREEVSIDRAAAILGITDAESISRYIKVAKEPPKVNLVPEEVDTRPILVKFLTKLFPTKPKIAKPLTTIKGAILPSPTEVAFGREGVIEDIKGHLKKGQSVLLTGQVGIGKTHLLKNIAGSFGATTFYFSSPSPMRDLLKQLHEKLNCPGDKLNGRSSSKEIVGQITSALEAPKTILIIDNLDSLKASDIETFLTLLEKFTILGAVEEPKPKLKSVWWKFKRIDLKPLSEEAAKELIRYLTQNLSITDYEMLETRILSLSNHLPVAIVDMIHQVSHRPVVNKEVIRDVYHEAGVYFRDWTPVIIILWGMVIAFRFVALGMHSFEGYILAGFGTALLATVRVFMFKMK
- a CDS encoding four helix bundle protein; the protein is MGIVKIEKFEDIKAWHEARELTKSIYALTSKGNFDKDFRLKDQIRSAAASIMANIAEGFDAQSDLEFIKFLIYSRRSASEVQSHLYVALDQAYLSEEYFRKLSDDIVKTKNLIYGFIRYLQKTNKGGKTSSLGLRT
- a CDS encoding metal-dependent hydrolase; this encodes MLAPTHGIFGIFLTLIVLAIFGVQWSLHWTIILFAVIGSIMPDIDHPNSTIGRIFYFISVPLERRYGHRTVTHSLIGWVIFSAVFSFLSVFVIWLLGFVCDLGFGAWDLVPRWIASFSISYLSHLILDMFNLRGSQMFWPDPGRDVIPKNPKFRLESGAKAEVLVFFILVILMVLAFPLSKFGLASSLRWLLATPGSAIQEFKTLKTHAYLDFKGVLNETKEPIAGRGEVLDVNNQRLVVLFEGNIYTLSDELAADIFASHVRVKKSDRPIKIERREFRDKSREALLAGIPSGGLVSGVVHLPEEMSLKIPVSEGTYKAMEQKGNDLVLTYASRRQIEKLALTQEYEMKNRRNLAELSRLNAQARKVRGEIAALDDNGLTALGKEVLVDREEEEKQGTRLAELTSQLEELNVRIDELKLKLAAGRPLFSGEVYIRQ
- a CDS encoding sigma factor-like helix-turn-helix DNA-binding protein codes for the protein MIDSLLIKKELLVYLSPRERQIIEMRYGLLDGREMTLQAIGDVFGVCRERIRQIERKALRKLKHPSRLKKINRSV
- a CDS encoding four helix bundle protein → MVFDLEERTTTFARAVIRLCKSLPRNPMNDRLTGQAVGSAGSVGANYREANDALGKKDFLQRMKISRREAKEIHHWLCLIEEANEYKRQEIAPLLKESKELIKILSAIINRSE
- a CDS encoding polysaccharide biosynthesis/export family protein — translated: MKKIVSVSLIVINLIVLGNLSFASEYRLGPYDTLELEVINHPELKTKQTVAPDGQVSLPLLGVVSVEGQSLKGFQRFLTNNYSAYLDKPQVVIGLTPKPIYVVQYDLKKDTWEVKKAGSIDEAKAYANLDPTLTIEHGNVYKITMGSKPDFWEENWYKVLTGAAVAVGIYATLNK
- a CDS encoding DNA methyltransferase, encoding MNIAQIEKNMQKLVNSIHKDNFIYEFLEAYGIPKASIARLKKGGLNLSKVEGEILWKKKVFFKQLIGDHLHETIESIREKEKATKHNPRFIIVTDFITLLAIDTKTNDTLDIPILEIARHFDFFLPWAGMEKARHQNENPADVKAAERMAKLYDEIKRENPTKTLGEAHSLNVFLSRLLFCFFADDTDLFKKNQFINAISSHTQVDGSDLQAYLDKLFEVLNTEPGKRKKLPAYLEGFPFVNGGLFRNKYGLPVFTRRSRQEIINCGLLDWSVINPDIFGSMMQAVVTPEHRGGVGMHYTSVPNIMKVLRPLFLDELNEVLDVSMGNRKKLEALLIRVQNIKVFDPACGSGNFLIIAYKELRRLEMKIFRALSSLAFSDIRLSNFYGIELDDFAHEVAILSLWLAEHQMNQEFFKSFGRGKPALPLKEMGNIVHGNAAKIDWEEVCPKSTGKEIYVLGNPPYQGSRKQNKSQKDDLALVFSGFSKYKDLDYIAIWFYKGAKYIRESDAKLAFVSTNSICQGEQVSLIWPTIFGLGLQICFAYTSFKWKNNARDNAGVTVIIVGLSTAIAQDKFIFSDSIKHKVHNINAYLISGESNTFVYSRTTPLSDMPTMNFGNMPADGGKLLFTTEEMNDFVLKEPISKKWFKKLINAQEYLNGRERWCLWLEGIANKELRMMPKVSSVVNCVKEIRKKSSRPQLAKTPHLFAQITQPQNKSCIIVPRVSSESRKYIPIDYLDGENKVTDSFFTIVTDRLEVFSIVTSYMHMVWLAYIGGKLETRYQYSKNVVYNTFPIPLISVNQKKELEKNVYRILKEREMHSEKTLSQLYDPDKMPEGLREAHHQNDLAVESCYRSQPFESDEERLECLFKLYEQMIADEKTKGTLFEAESKTKRKRK